One genomic segment of Chelonia mydas isolate rCheMyd1 chromosome 1, rCheMyd1.pri.v2, whole genome shotgun sequence includes these proteins:
- the LOC102948240 gene encoding olfactory receptor 52R1 — translation MSDSNTSDFPNPSIFILLGIPGLEAAHIWISIPFCAMYAIAVLGNFTILFIVKREPSLHTPMFYFVCMLAVTDLLTSTSTMPKMLSIFWFNFREISFSACLTQMYFVHCFSGMESGILVAMALDRYVAICHPLRHSSTLTNSVVVKIGLAVVLRSCILSLPYPFLVRGWPYCRTNIIPHTYCRHIAVVNLACADIRISSYYGLFNLFSVMGMDVVFIVVSYTQILRAIFRLPTKDAQLKTFGTCISHLCAILALYIPDFFSSFMQRFGHNVPQHFLVLFANMYLLVPPMLHPIIYGVRTKQIRGRLLQLFTHKEN, via the coding sequence atgtcagattccaacacatcTGACTTCCCTAACCCCTCCATCTTCATCCTACTTGGTATTCCTGGCCTAGAGGCAGCCCAtatctggatctccatccccttctgtgctATGTACGCCATAGCCGtgttggggaacttcaccatcctgttcattgtgAAGAGGGAGCCGAGCCTCCACACGCCCATGTTCTATTTCgtctgcatgctggctgtcaccgACCTTCTCACGTCCACATCCACAatgcccaaaatgctgagcatcttctggttcaatttcAGGGAGATcagtttcagtgcctgcctcacccagatgtacttcgttcactgcttctcagggatGGAGTCTGGAATCCTCGTGGCCATGGCTTTGGATCGTtacgtggccatctgccatcctCTGAGACATTCCTCAACCCTGACAAACTCTGTTGTGGTCAAGATAggcctggccgtggtgctgcgCAGTTGCATACTGTCATTACCCTACCCCTTCCTGGTGAGGgggtggccatattgcagaaccaacatcatcccccacACCTATTGTCGGCATATAGCTGTGGTGAACCTGGCCTGCGCTGACATCCGCATCAGTAGTTACTATGgcctttttaatcttttctctgtGATGGGAATGGATGTGGTTTTTATAGTTGTGTCCTATACTCAGATCCTCCGGGCCATCTtccgcctccccacaaaggatgctCAACTCAAAACTTTTGGGACCTGCATCTCTCATCTTTGTGCCATCTTAGCTTTGTACATCCCAGATTTCTTCTCCTCTTTCATGCAGAGGTTTGGCCATAATGTGCCCCAGCACTTCCTTGTTCTCTTTGCCAATATGTACCTGCTGGTGCCCCCCATGCTACACCCCATCATTTAtggggtgaggaccaaacagatTCGGGGCAGGTTGCTCCAGCTCTTTACTCATAAAGAGAACTAA
- the LOC102941915 gene encoding olfactory receptor 52E4, with product MLESNTTDFTNPSTFILLGIPGLEAAHVWISIPFCAMYTAAVLGNFTLLFIVKREPSLHCPMFYFLCMLAVTDLVMSTSTLPKMLSTFWFNSREISFSACLTQMYFVHCFSGMESGILVAMALDRYVAICHPLRHSTILTYSVVAKIGLAVVLRSGILTLPYPFLARLWPYCRTNIIPNTYCGHIGVVRLACTDIRISSYYGLFDLFSVIGVDVFSITVSYTQILLAIFRLPTKEARLKTFGTCISHLCAILALYLPIFFFSLTQRFGHNVPLHLRVLITSVYQVVPPVLHPMIYGVRTKQIRGRLLQLFMYKET from the coding sequence atgttAGAATCCAACACaaccgacttcaccaacccctccaccttcatcctgctgggaaTTCCTGGCCTAGAGgcagcccatgtctggatctccatccccttctgtgctATGTACACTGCAGCCGTGTTGGGGAACTTCACCCTCCTGTTCATTGTGAAGAGGGAGCCGAGCCTCCACTGTCCCATGttctatttcctctgcatgctggctgtcaccgACCTGGTCATGTCCACATCCACCCtacccaaaatgctgagcaccttctggttcaattccagggagatcagtttcagtgcctgcctcacccagatgtactttgttcactgcttctcagggatGGAGTCTGGAATCCTCGTGGCCATGGCTTTGGATCGCTatgtggccatctgccatcccctgagacattccactaTCCTGACGTACTCTGTTGTGGCCAAGATAggcctggccgtggtgctgcgCAGTGGCATACTCACATTACCCTATCCCTTCCTGGCAAGGCTGTGGCCATATTGtagaaccaacatcatccccaACACCTATTGTGGGCACATAGGTGTGGTGAGGCTGGCCTGCACTGACATCCGCATTAGTAGTTACTATGGCCTGTTTGATCTTTTCTCTGTGATTGGAGTAGATGTGTTTTCTATCACTGTGTCCTATACTCAGATCCTCCTTGCCATCTTCCGCCTTCCAACAAAGGAAGCCCGGCTCAAAACTTTTGGGACCTGCATCTCTCATCTTTGTGCCATCTTAGCTTTGTACCTCCcaattttcttcttctctcttacGCAGCGGTTTGGCCACAATGTGCCACTTCATTTACGTGTTCTCATTACCAGTGTGTACCAGGTGGTGCCCCCTGTGCTACACCCCATGATTTacggggtgaggaccaaacagatccgggGCAGGTTGCTCCAACTCTTTATGTATAAAGAGACCTAA